One genomic window of Luteitalea pratensis includes the following:
- a CDS encoding ribbon-helix-helix protein, CopG family, whose product MRSTKVLSISLPEEMLSEAESLAKEESRTMSELVREALRAYKREREGWRGLLDYGKSKGTAVGVKSEDDAVSAVREVRRGRRLKTTAR is encoded by the coding sequence ATGAGAAGCACAAAGGTCCTCTCAATCTCCCTCCCGGAAGAGATGCTCTCTGAAGCAGAGAGTCTTGCCAAGGAGGAAAGCCGCACGATGAGCGAGCTCGTTCGCGAGGCGCTGCGCGCCTACAAGCGTGAGCGCGAGGGCTGGCGCGGGCTGCTCGATTACGGCAAGAGCAAGGGAACGGCTGTCGGCGTCAAGAGTGAGGACGATGCCGTTTCGGCTGTGCGTGAAGTTCGCCGCGGCAGGCGGCTCAAGACCACTGCCCGGTGA
- a CDS encoding PD-(D/E)XK nuclease superfamily protein, with protein MGRETTTGRVLEEMILPALRRAGYTWTEQTCIGCRPGGRKHKVDLVVSREGQDRALLVSMKWQEASGTAEQKVPFEAMCLADALKEGSYGKAYLVLGGPGWTLRDWYVSGALQKRLVGADDVQVATLEAFVAKANQGKL; from the coding sequence ATGGGACGAGAGACCACAACCGGCCGCGTGCTCGAGGAGATGATCCTTCCCGCGCTCAGGCGGGCCGGTTACACCTGGACCGAGCAGACTTGCATCGGCTGCCGTCCAGGCGGACGCAAGCACAAGGTCGATCTCGTTGTCAGCAGGGAAGGGCAGGACCGGGCGCTCCTGGTCTCGATGAAGTGGCAGGAGGCGAGCGGTACCGCGGAGCAGAAGGTCCCTTTTGAAGCGATGTGCCTCGCTGACGCCCTCAAAGAGGGCAGCTACGGCAAAGCCTACCTCGTGCTCGGCGGGCCTGGCTGGACGCTCCGCGACTGGTACGTTAGCGGGGCGCTACAAAAGCGTCTCGTGGGAGCGGATGACGTGCAGGTCGCGACACTCGAGGCGTTTGTGGCAAAGGCCAACCAGGGAAAGCTTTAG
- a CDS encoding PIN domain-containing protein — MIIRVVFDTNVLVSAFVFGGAPQTLFLAAGGGAFPLYSSPLSEE; from the coding sequence GTGATCATCCGCGTCGTCTTTGACACAAACGTTCTCGTTTCGGCGTTCGTTTTCGGCGGCGCTCCTCAAACGCTTTTTCTTGCCGCGGGCGGCGGCGCATTCCCCCTCTACTCCTCCCCCCTTTCTGAAGAGTGA
- a CDS encoding HupE/UreJ family protein, whose protein sequence is MAGRCRSGGSTRAMLLLGIEHILAGYDHLVFLGCLLLAGGTWRSRLGIASAFTVAHSITLILAAVRIVNPPAGFVEPAIAVTIAYVALENLIGDPHRSRWPTAFGFGLIHGFGFAGMLDVLDLPARQWFAAVLAFNVGVEIGQVAVVAVAMPLVIAITRSSWHPRVVRYASSAVLGLSGLWFVERMQ, encoded by the coding sequence ATGGCGGGACGGTGTCGCTCCGGCGGGTCGACGCGAGCGATGCTGCTGCTCGGCATCGAACACATCCTCGCCGGCTACGACCACCTGGTGTTCCTCGGGTGCCTGCTCCTGGCCGGTGGCACCTGGCGATCGCGGCTCGGCATCGCCTCGGCGTTCACCGTCGCGCACAGCATCACGCTGATCCTGGCGGCGGTGCGAATCGTGAATCCGCCGGCGGGCTTCGTCGAGCCGGCCATTGCCGTCACGATTGCGTACGTCGCGCTCGAGAACCTGATCGGCGATCCGCACCGGTCGCGGTGGCCGACCGCCTTCGGCTTCGGTCTCATTCACGGCTTCGGCTTCGCGGGCATGCTCGACGTGCTCGACCTGCCGGCACGCCAGTGGTTCGCTGCCGTGCTTGCGTTCAACGTCGGCGTGGAGATCGGTCAAGTCGCCGTCGTGGCCGTCGCGATGCCACTCGTCATCGCCATCACGAGATCGTCCTGGCACCCGCGGGTCGTGCGGTACGCGTCCTCTGCAGTGCTTGGACTGTCAGGTCTGTGGTTCGTGGAGCGCATGCAATGA
- a CDS encoding SulP family inorganic anion transporter, producing MSTLLEDLDPSRLRPRLLDVLRDGYSAGQLTSDVVAGLTVGLVALPLAMAFGIASGTTPEAGLYTAIVGGLLVSALGGSRVQIGGPTGAFVVIVAGIIAQHGLSGLLMVTMMAGVLLVGLAVTGLGTAVKFIPRPILIGFTNGIAILIASTQIKDALGLAMGPLPGEFIARMEAYRHALPTTHGPAVAFTAASLAIILIVPRLLPRVPGAIVALLAGTAASMLMPGVVETVGSRFGGIPSGLPTFAVPQLRIDLILPLLPAALTVALLSAVESLLSATVADRMTGDVHNPHAELLAQGVANLLVPIVGGIPVTGAIARTATNVKAGAVSPVSGLVHAGTLLAVVLVAAPLARHIPMATLAAVLFVVAWNMGEWFEIPGVVRLGKTDRVVWLVTLALTVLADLTVAVEVGMVLAALLYVYRVSETSSVSIVTPEYIEEGQMHSLQLQDVPPYVSILRIHGPFLFGTTDKLALATRDLSQLQPIVIVRLRNMTAIDATGLYALESLADRLEQSGRHLLLCGAHDQPARMLRQANFVQHIGADNITPSVQHALNRAKEIHGSLMPHA from the coding sequence GTGAGTACGTTGCTGGAAGATCTCGATCCTTCCCGTCTGCGGCCACGGCTCCTCGACGTTCTGCGTGACGGCTATTCCGCCGGGCAGCTGACATCGGACGTCGTCGCCGGGCTGACCGTCGGGCTCGTCGCCTTGCCATTGGCGATGGCTTTCGGCATCGCCTCGGGCACGACACCAGAGGCCGGGCTGTACACCGCCATCGTCGGCGGACTGCTGGTCTCCGCGCTCGGCGGCTCGCGTGTCCAGATCGGCGGCCCGACCGGCGCCTTCGTCGTCATCGTCGCCGGGATCATCGCGCAGCACGGCCTTTCGGGGCTGTTGATGGTCACGATGATGGCGGGAGTGCTGCTGGTTGGCCTCGCCGTCACCGGCCTCGGCACCGCCGTCAAGTTCATTCCGCGCCCGATCCTGATCGGCTTCACCAACGGCATCGCCATCCTCATCGCGTCGACGCAGATCAAGGATGCGCTCGGGCTGGCCATGGGGCCCTTGCCCGGCGAGTTCATCGCGAGGATGGAGGCGTACCGGCATGCGCTGCCGACGACCCACGGCCCCGCAGTCGCGTTCACCGCCGCCTCACTCGCGATCATCCTGATCGTGCCGCGACTGCTGCCGCGGGTGCCTGGGGCGATCGTGGCGCTGTTGGCCGGCACAGCCGCCAGCATGCTCATGCCCGGCGTGGTCGAGACGGTCGGCTCCCGGTTTGGCGGCATCCCGTCGGGATTGCCCACGTTCGCGGTGCCGCAGTTGCGGATCGACCTGATCCTGCCGCTGCTGCCTGCAGCCCTGACCGTTGCGCTCCTGTCCGCCGTGGAGAGCCTGCTGTCGGCGACGGTTGCCGATCGCATGACCGGAGACGTCCACAACCCGCACGCCGAGTTGCTCGCGCAGGGGGTGGCCAACCTGTTGGTGCCGATTGTCGGCGGCATCCCGGTCACTGGCGCGATCGCCCGCACGGCCACGAACGTCAAGGCAGGTGCTGTTTCGCCCGTATCTGGCCTCGTCCACGCCGGGACGCTCCTGGCGGTCGTGCTCGTGGCAGCACCACTCGCCAGGCATATCCCGATGGCGACGCTCGCCGCCGTCCTGTTCGTGGTGGCGTGGAACATGGGCGAGTGGTTCGAGATACCGGGCGTCGTCCGGCTCGGGAAGACGGACCGCGTGGTGTGGCTCGTGACGCTGGCGTTGACGGTGCTGGCCGACCTCACCGTCGCCGTGGAGGTGGGGATGGTGCTCGCTGCCCTGCTCTACGTCTATCGCGTCTCCGAGACCAGTTCAGTGTCCATCGTCACGCCCGAGTACATCGAGGAAGGGCAGATGCACAGCCTGCAATTGCAGGACGTGCCGCCTTACGTCAGCATCCTCCGCATCCACGGACCGTTCCTGTTCGGAACTACCGACAAGCTTGCGCTGGCGACGCGGGATCTCTCGCAGTTGCAGCCGATCGTGATCGTCCGGCTGCGGAACATGACGGCCATCGACGCCACGGGCCTCTACGCCCTGGAGTCGTTGGCGGACCGGCTCGAGCAGTCGGGACGGCACCTGTTGCTGTGCGGCGCGCACGACCAGCCGGCCCGCATGCTGCGCCAGGCCAATTTCGTCCAACACATCGGCGCCGACAACATCACGCCAAGCGTCCAGCACGCGCTGAATCGCGCGAAGGAGATTCACGGCTCATTGATGCCTCATGCCTGA
- the purE gene encoding 5-(carboxyamino)imidazole ribonucleotide mutase, with the protein MPDTQPLVGVIMGSRSDWETMRQAVEVLEQFGVAFEARVVSAHRTPDLMREYANEAEGRGLEVIIAGAGGAAHLPGMVASQTLLPVIGVPVQSRALNGLDSLLSIVQMPGGVPVATMAIGTAGARNAGLMAVAMLAVRRPELREQLRAFRERQEQAVRSEPLE; encoded by the coding sequence ATGCCAGACACGCAGCCGCTCGTCGGCGTCATCATGGGCAGCCGTTCCGACTGGGAGACCATGCGGCAGGCTGTTGAAGTCCTCGAGCAGTTCGGCGTCGCCTTCGAAGCGCGTGTCGTTTCCGCCCACCGCACGCCGGATCTGATGCGCGAGTACGCGAACGAGGCAGAGGGTCGCGGCCTCGAAGTGATCATTGCCGGCGCCGGTGGCGCTGCGCACCTGCCGGGCATGGTGGCGTCGCAGACGCTGTTGCCCGTAATCGGTGTTCCGGTGCAGAGCCGCGCCCTCAATGGGCTCGACTCACTGCTGTCGATCGTGCAGATGCCGGGTGGCGTTCCGGTGGCGACGATGGCGATCGGCACGGCTGGGGCCAGGAACGCGGGGCTGATGGCGGTGGCGATGCTCGCGGTGCGTCGCCCCGAACTGCGCGAGCAGCTTCGCGCGTTCCGTGAGCGGCAGGAGCAGGCCGTGCGCAGCGAGCCGCTCGAGTGA
- a CDS encoding amidohydrolase/deacetylase family metallohydrolase → MHAPRFRVLAALAVLLVMVMRVEAQATYDVLLRGGHVIDPRNGIDAVMDVAVAGGKIAAVRAGIDPGTAKQVVDVGGLYVTPGLIDLHVHVFATTGVRGAWAGDSSVLPDGFSFRTGVTTMVDAGSSGWRNFEDFRRTVIDRASTRVLAMLNIAGFGMLTDVPEQNIHDMDAKATADMAGRHRDVVVGIKSAHYQGPEWVSVDRAVEAGRTAGVPVMVDFGYFREERPYYKLVGEHLRPGDISTHMFRGPVPYVDADGKVLDYLTQARARGVLFDVGHGGGSFVFRTMVPATRAGFYPDTISTDLHTGSMNAGMTDMLMTMSKFLVVGMPLQKVVQASTDTPARVIKRLELGHLSVGAEADIAVLRVLDGRFGYADGARGTLAGDRRLACEMTLRAGRVVWDWNARSGTDYRELPPTYGVRDVDRIIVPPRP, encoded by the coding sequence ATGCACGCTCCGCGATTCCGCGTCCTGGCCGCCCTGGCCGTCCTTCTGGTGATGGTCATGCGTGTCGAGGCGCAGGCCACCTACGACGTGCTGCTCAGGGGTGGGCACGTCATCGACCCACGCAACGGCATCGACGCCGTCATGGACGTCGCCGTGGCGGGCGGGAAGATCGCCGCGGTACGGGCGGGCATCGACCCGGGCACGGCAAAGCAGGTCGTCGACGTCGGCGGCCTCTATGTCACGCCGGGGCTGATCGACCTCCATGTCCACGTTTTCGCCACGACCGGTGTCCGCGGCGCCTGGGCGGGGGACAGCAGCGTCCTGCCAGACGGCTTCAGCTTCCGGACCGGCGTCACGACGATGGTGGACGCCGGAAGCTCCGGGTGGCGCAACTTCGAGGACTTCCGGCGCACCGTGATCGACCGCGCCAGCACACGTGTCCTCGCCATGCTCAATATCGCCGGGTTCGGCATGCTGACCGACGTGCCGGAGCAGAACATCCACGACATGGACGCAAAGGCCACCGCGGACATGGCCGGTCGCCACCGCGACGTCGTGGTCGGCATCAAGTCGGCCCATTACCAGGGCCCCGAGTGGGTGTCCGTGGACCGCGCCGTGGAAGCGGGTCGCACCGCCGGCGTGCCGGTCATGGTCGACTTCGGCTACTTCCGCGAGGAGCGGCCGTACTACAAGCTCGTAGGCGAGCACCTGCGGCCCGGCGACATCAGCACGCACATGTTCCGCGGTCCAGTTCCTTACGTGGATGCCGATGGCAAGGTGCTCGACTACCTGACGCAGGCACGCGCGCGGGGCGTGCTGTTCGACGTCGGCCACGGTGGCGGCAGTTTCGTCTTCCGCACAATGGTGCCGGCTACGCGTGCCGGCTTCTATCCGGACACCATCTCGACGGACCTGCACACCGGCAGCATGAACGCCGGGATGACCGACATGCTGATGACGATGTCGAAGTTCCTCGTCGTGGGGATGCCGTTGCAGAAGGTGGTGCAGGCGTCGACCGACACGCCCGCCAGGGTGATCAAGCGCCTGGAGCTCGGCCACTTGTCGGTGGGAGCCGAAGCCGACATCGCGGTGCTGCGGGTGCTCGATGGGCGCTTCGGGTACGCCGACGGCGCCCGCGGGACGCTGGCAGGCGATCGACGGCTGGCCTGCGAGATGACGCTGCGGGCCGGTCGCGTCGTCTGGGACTGGAACGCGCGATCGGGAACGGACTATCGCGAACTGCCGCCGACCTACGGCGTGCGCGACGTCGACCGCATCATCGTGCCGCCGCGCCCGTAA
- a CDS encoding zf-TFIIB domain-containing protein: MSATALCPGCGYAMAAVGLTARYGRTVQIDVCDGCGGLWFDDVESQQLTPGATLALLERVTLRPSRAVQGRAPCPRCRQTLFEVHDQQRATRFTYRRCPSGHGRFITAYHFLREKHLVRELTLAEIDEVRARIQQINCVNCGAPIGLADASACGHCGTPVSMVDPQQLRRELATLRLADAENRELDPTLPIRLLEARAATERAWAGMAGERSWIDDLMADDGGIAQAAVRLLGMRAR; the protein is encoded by the coding sequence ATGTCTGCGACGGCGCTGTGCCCCGGCTGCGGGTACGCGATGGCTGCGGTGGGGCTCACCGCTCGGTACGGACGGACCGTACAGATCGACGTGTGCGACGGCTGCGGCGGCCTGTGGTTCGACGATGTCGAAAGTCAGCAACTCACGCCCGGCGCCACCCTGGCGCTGCTCGAGCGTGTCACGCTACGGCCGTCACGGGCGGTGCAGGGCCGAGCGCCGTGCCCACGCTGCCGGCAGACGCTGTTCGAAGTGCACGACCAGCAGCGCGCCACCAGGTTCACGTACCGGCGTTGTCCCTCCGGTCACGGCCGCTTCATCACCGCCTATCACTTCCTGCGCGAGAAGCACCTCGTGCGGGAACTGACGCTCGCCGAGATCGACGAAGTCCGGGCGCGCATCCAGCAGATCAACTGCGTCAATTGCGGCGCGCCGATCGGCCTGGCCGACGCCAGTGCGTGCGGCCATTGCGGTACGCCGGTCTCGATGGTCGATCCCCAGCAGCTGCGTCGCGAACTCGCGACGCTGCGTCTTGCCGACGCCGAAAACCGCGAGCTCGATCCGACGCTGCCGATCCGGCTCCTGGAAGCACGTGCCGCGACCGAGCGCGCCTGGGCGGGCATGGCCGGCGAGCGCTCGTGGATCGACGATCTCATGGCAGACGACGGCGGTATCGCGCAGGCCGCGGTACGGTTGCTCGGCATGCGCGCGAGATAG
- a CDS encoding DUF1330 domain-containing protein, which produces MPAYFIVEVHVTNPEPYAAYRDLATASVARHGGRFLARGGAVTALEGDWQPERFVIIEFPSVDAAKAFYTSADYQEALQVRLANSVGKAFIVEGYSPPM; this is translated from the coding sequence ATGCCCGCCTACTTCATCGTCGAAGTCCACGTGACCAACCCGGAACCCTATGCCGCGTATCGCGATCTCGCGACGGCGAGCGTGGCGCGGCATGGTGGCCGCTTTCTCGCACGCGGCGGCGCAGTCACGGCGCTCGAAGGCGACTGGCAGCCGGAGCGGTTCGTCATCATCGAGTTTCCGTCGGTCGACGCCGCGAAGGCGTTCTACACGTCGGCCGACTACCAGGAGGCGCTGCAGGTGCGGCTGGCCAACTCGGTCGGCAAGGCCTTCATCGTCGAGGGGTATTCCCCGCCGATGTGA
- a CDS encoding DNA adenine methylase, translating into MPADAKTLEPQTAPQPPLKWAGGKRWQVPYLEPLWALHTRRRLVEPFCGGLAVTLGLQPGSALLNDVNPHVISFYRWLKKGLKIGTRLENNEALYYQHRERFNELLRNGGGESEEAAGLFYFLNRTGYNGLCRFNRSGEFNVPFGSYKTINYTRDFSPYRAAFAAWDFTTGDFEKIEFGSGDFVYADPPYDVDFTHYSQGGFSWEDQVRTATRLARHRGPVVLVNQATPRIVELYHELGYQLDYLNAPRRISCTGDRSPAREVLAKRNL; encoded by the coding sequence ATGCCAGCTGATGCCAAGACTCTCGAACCGCAGACCGCTCCGCAACCCCCGCTCAAATGGGCCGGCGGTAAGCGTTGGCAGGTGCCCTACCTCGAGCCTCTCTGGGCCCTGCATACTCGCCGGAGGCTCGTTGAGCCCTTTTGCGGCGGGCTAGCCGTCACGCTCGGTCTCCAGCCAGGCAGTGCCCTACTGAACGACGTCAACCCGCACGTGATCTCGTTCTACCGCTGGCTGAAGAAGGGCCTGAAGATCGGAACTCGCCTTGAAAACAACGAGGCCCTCTACTACCAGCACCGAGAACGTTTCAACGAACTGCTCCGGAATGGGGGAGGTGAGAGCGAAGAAGCTGCCGGCCTCTTCTACTTTCTGAACCGCACCGGCTACAACGGCCTCTGTCGCTTTAACCGTTCGGGCGAGTTCAACGTGCCATTTGGCTCGTATAAGACCATCAACTACACGCGCGACTTCTCGCCGTACCGCGCAGCCTTTGCCGCTTGGGATTTCACGACTGGCGACTTCGAGAAGATCGAGTTCGGCTCGGGCGATTTCGTTTACGCAGATCCACCCTACGACGTCGACTTCACGCACTACTCACAAGGCGGCTTCTCCTGGGAAGACCAGGTGCGAACCGCCACGCGTCTGGCGCGTCACCGAGGGCCCGTGGTCCTAGTGAACCAGGCGACGCCGCGCATAGTTGAGCTCTACCATGAGCTCGGCTACCAGCTCGACTACCTGAATGCTCCGCGTCGGATCTCCTGCACAGGAGACCGCTCCCCGGCGCGTGAAGTGCTTGCTAAAAGGAATCTCTGA
- a CDS encoding putative toxin-antitoxin system toxin component, PIN family — MLEERFAWEAGRLRELDRRLTALWTEVEPQIELADCSDSDDNRVLECAVTCGATHIATGDNALLKLDPFRGIRTLRPAVLVAEGPWLDSGNF; from the coding sequence GTGCTCGAGGAGCGTTTTGCTTGGGAAGCTGGAAGGCTGCGCGAGCTCGACAGGCGCCTGACGGCGCTCTGGACCGAGGTCGAGCCCCAGATTGAGCTGGCTGATTGCTCAGACTCTGACGACAACCGCGTCCTTGAGTGCGCGGTTACCTGCGGCGCGACGCACATCGCAACAGGCGACAACGCTCTCTTGAAGCTGGATCCGTTCCGCGGCATTCGCACCCTTCGACCTGCTGTGCTTGTTGCCGAGGGGCCGTGGCTGGATTCGGGTAACTTCTGA
- a CDS encoding 5-(carboxyamino)imidazole ribonucleotide synthase produces MTPAILPGATIGVLGSGQLGRMFTIAARRLGYRVHTFSPDQDSPTGQVADHEVTASYDDLAAVAAFARQVSAVTFEFENVPSRTVDALGSDTLVRPSGHALYVTQHRVREKQFLAGAGIPVAPFAIVQDAAALDSGLARVGVPAILKTASFGYDGKGQVRVTNADAAAAAWATIGWQPAVLEAVVDFACEVSVVVARGADGAMVDYGAIENSHRNHILDVSVWPARVPAETARKAVTLARAACEALDLVGVLCVEMFVTHAGDVVVNELAPRPHNSGHLTIDAHVTCQFEQQLRAVCGLPLGTTAARVPAAAMANLLGDVWAGGEPDWAAALAMPGVKLHLYGKVEARPGRKMGHLTATASSPDEAESLVREARRLLTR; encoded by the coding sequence GTGACGCCGGCGATTCTTCCCGGCGCCACCATCGGTGTGCTTGGCAGCGGTCAGCTCGGGCGCATGTTCACGATCGCCGCGCGGCGGCTCGGCTACCGCGTGCACACCTTCTCGCCGGATCAGGATTCCCCGACGGGTCAGGTGGCCGATCACGAGGTGACGGCGTCGTACGACGATCTCGCGGCAGTCGCCGCCTTCGCGCGTCAGGTGTCAGCCGTCACATTCGAGTTCGAGAACGTGCCGTCCCGTACCGTCGACGCGCTCGGGAGTGACACCCTCGTGCGTCCGTCCGGGCACGCGTTGTACGTGACGCAGCACCGCGTGCGCGAGAAGCAATTCCTGGCGGGCGCCGGGATTCCCGTCGCGCCATTCGCGATCGTGCAGGATGCCGCCGCACTGGATAGTGGACTGGCGCGGGTCGGCGTGCCCGCGATCCTGAAGACCGCCAGTTTCGGCTATGACGGCAAGGGACAGGTGCGAGTCACCAACGCCGATGCGGCCGCCGCCGCGTGGGCGACGATCGGGTGGCAGCCGGCCGTGCTCGAAGCGGTCGTCGACTTTGCGTGCGAGGTGTCGGTGGTCGTGGCGCGGGGCGCCGACGGCGCGATGGTCGACTACGGCGCCATCGAGAACAGCCACCGCAACCACATCCTGGACGTCTCGGTGTGGCCGGCGCGCGTGCCAGCCGAGACCGCACGCAAGGCCGTCACGCTGGCGCGCGCCGCCTGTGAGGCGCTCGACCTCGTCGGCGTGCTGTGCGTGGAGATGTTTGTCACCCACGCCGGCGACGTGGTCGTGAACGAACTGGCGCCCCGGCCTCACAACTCTGGCCATTTGACCATCGACGCGCACGTGACCTGCCAGTTCGAGCAGCAGTTGCGCGCGGTGTGCGGGTTGCCCCTCGGCACCACCGCAGCGCGCGTGCCGGCCGCGGCCATGGCCAACCTGCTGGGCGACGTGTGGGCCGGCGGTGAGCCCGACTGGGCCGCCGCCCTGGCGATGCCAGGCGTGAAACTCCACCTGTACGGCAAAGTCGAGGCACGCCCCGGCCGGAAGATGGGTCACCTGACCGCCACCGCCTCGTCGCCGGACGAGGCGGAATCGCTGGTGCGCGAAGCCCGGCGCCTACTCACACGGTAG
- a CDS encoding trypsin-like peptidase domain-containing protein, translated as MYTLDGRQKKALHVALRTAFPRQAALERLVEFHLDEPFAVIAGEGALDDVIFRLIAWAEAQGRLDALVNGARAEAPGNPQLIAFERTIVEAGDARPEDAPLRQFAERLQLAPAMPDEPDIEKRVFRAGFSDIAQWRARLGQAERAVCRIEAPAWRALGTGFLVGPDLVMTNRHVVEAMASEAAPPLLVRFDFKLSPDGTRLREGQAFDVARDWLVASSPVAQLDFAVLRLAEPAGLNPTGGTANAPPRGWITPRWRELEPDETIFVIQHPQGDTLKLASGRYDSREPTRLRYRVDTEPGSSGSPCFTAQMELVALHRGSAEGLANQGVPFDAIGQALPAGFFPPARPETSAIDSTGSVAAMVASIDAAARPGTEGTQKPRRRRSPALVAIGVAAVVALAAVPLWWSIVEAPAAAPGPAKPAESRPIAPATRRVVREISVSYRFERIAADQCKSDQARQRALFRLESTGAWPAPSGPRSREVQLVALENIEIEDANIAMIGGGADATNVSQPDRFVARKWLFPEPVTSPIVVVACVRSKTSSPPLPTFRLNTWKEVAP; from the coding sequence GTGTACACGCTCGACGGTCGGCAGAAGAAGGCGCTGCATGTCGCGCTGCGCACCGCGTTTCCACGCCAGGCGGCGCTGGAGCGGCTGGTCGAGTTCCACCTCGATGAGCCGTTCGCCGTCATCGCCGGCGAAGGGGCCCTCGACGACGTCATCTTCCGGCTGATCGCGTGGGCGGAAGCGCAGGGACGACTCGATGCGCTGGTCAACGGTGCACGCGCGGAGGCGCCAGGCAACCCGCAGCTCATCGCGTTCGAGCGGACGATCGTCGAGGCTGGCGACGCGCGACCGGAAGACGCGCCGCTGCGTCAGTTCGCCGAGCGTCTGCAGCTGGCTCCCGCAATGCCGGACGAGCCGGACATCGAGAAGCGCGTCTTCCGGGCTGGGTTCTCCGACATCGCGCAGTGGCGCGCGCGACTGGGTCAGGCGGAGCGGGCCGTGTGTCGCATCGAGGCGCCGGCGTGGCGGGCGTTGGGCACCGGCTTCCTGGTGGGACCCGATCTCGTCATGACGAACCGGCACGTGGTGGAGGCGATGGCCTCAGAGGCGGCGCCGCCACTCCTCGTGCGCTTCGACTTCAAGCTCTCGCCTGACGGCACCCGGCTTCGCGAAGGGCAGGCTTTCGACGTCGCGCGCGATTGGCTGGTAGCCAGCAGTCCGGTCGCGCAGCTCGACTTCGCAGTACTGCGGCTGGCCGAGCCCGCCGGACTGAATCCGACGGGAGGGACGGCGAACGCGCCGCCGCGCGGGTGGATCACTCCTCGCTGGCGGGAGCTCGAGCCCGACGAGACGATCTTCGTGATCCAGCATCCGCAGGGCGACACGTTGAAGCTCGCGTCGGGGCGCTACGACAGCCGCGAGCCGACGCGACTACGCTACCGGGTGGATACCGAGCCGGGTTCCTCCGGCTCGCCGTGCTTCACGGCCCAGATGGAGCTCGTCGCGCTCCATCGAGGGTCGGCCGAGGGCCTCGCGAATCAGGGGGTGCCCTTCGATGCGATCGGGCAAGCGCTGCCGGCCGGCTTCTTCCCGCCCGCGCGGCCCGAGACCTCGGCGATTGATTCGACAGGGTCGGTCGCGGCCATGGTTGCAAGTATCGACGCCGCGGCGCGGCCTGGCACCGAGGGCACGCAGAAGCCCCGTCGTCGCCGGTCGCCCGCACTCGTGGCCATCGGCGTGGCCGCGGTTGTCGCCCTGGCCGCGGTGCCTTTGTGGTGGTCGATCGTCGAGGCGCCAGCGGCCGCCCCTGGCCCCGCGAAGCCGGCGGAATCACGGCCGATCGCGCCAGCCACGCGTCGCGTGGTGCGTGAGATTTCCGTGTCCTACCGGTTCGAGCGTATCGCTGCGGATCAGTGCAAGTCCGATCAGGCTCGGCAACGAGCCTTGTTCCGGCTCGAGTCCACCGGCGCGTGGCCGGCGCCGAGCGGGCCGCGTTCGCGCGAGGTGCAACTGGTCGCCCTCGAGAACATCGAGATCGAGGACGCAAACATCGCGATGATCGGCGGCGGTGCGGACGCCACCAACGTCTCGCAACCCGATAGGTTCGTCGCACGCAAGTGGCTGTTTCCCGAGCCGGTCACGTCCCCGATCGTCGTCGTCGCCTGCGTGCGGTCGAAGACGTCGTCACCGCCGCTGCCGACGTTCCGCCTCAACACCTGGAAGGAGGTCGCACCATGA